A stretch of Pyrenophora tritici-repentis strain M4 chromosome 7, whole genome shotgun sequence DNA encodes these proteins:
- a CDS encoding DUF1421 multi-domain protein, with product MKFTTIITLLFLGIATALPTATLDDAGTSLDSNDKTAPIANHDRPAITLDGTDIQSISEASVDTAITLDDADTSLDSSDATVAPANTLDDDTTTTPPNNDTAVATVNTPDDTTPPLNSSDAAVGTHHDIAKSCDV from the coding sequence ATGAAGTTTACAACCATCATCaccctcctcttcctcggCATCGCCACTGCCCTTCCTACCGCAACCCTAGACGACGCCGGCACCTCTTTGGATAGCAATGACAAAACCGCGCCCATTGCTAATCACGACCGCCCCGCCATCACCCTAGACGGAACCGATATCCAGAGCATCAGCGAAGCGAGTGTGGACACCGCCATTACCCTAGACGACGCGGACACCTCCCTGGACAGCAGTGATGCAACCGTTGCACCCGCCAACACCCTCGACGATGATACCACCACTACCCCCCCAAACAACGACACAGCCGTTGCAACCGTCAACACCCCCGATGACACCACCCCCCCTTTAAACAGCAGCGACGCAGCAGTAGGCACCCATCATGACATTGCAAAGAGCTGCGACGTGTAA
- a CDS encoding DUF1421 multi-domain protein: MSTATTSTPISPKLRRQTLAPYRHPWPRAEIAPRTDSYLTQAFHIILTYIHRPNRAGLIDDVEYKNYLITLVQIAKMVAQRHGNFSKLGLNEKEWGFFDEVVEEVKGLFPGLDLGLGQLAIKHIAAGAESDAGSEVQVGDEGAVTLEGEVDGEPGKEGGDVEVGVCKSEEAEAEEQDRISDERRAERTLRITALREEIAQLTRDIDEMTLQEQEYESTGSA, translated from the coding sequence ATGTCCactgccaccaccagcacGCCCATCTCCCCCAAACTCCGCCGCCAAACCCTCGCCCCATACCGACATCCCTGGCCCCGTGCAGAGATCGCCCCACGCACCGACTCATACCTAACCCAAGCCTTCCACATAATCCTCACCTACATCCACCGGCCCAACCGCGCCGGTCTGATCGACGATGTGGAATACAAGAATTACCTCATTACTCTTGTTCAGATTGCGAAAATGGTAGCTCAACGACATGGGAATTTTAGTAAGCTGGGGCTGAACGAGAAGGAATGGGGGTTTTTTGATGAGGTGGTTGAGGAGGTGAAGGGGTTGTTTCCGGGGTTGGATTTGGGGTTGGGGCAGCTGGCCATCAAACACATTGCGGCGGGTGCTGAGAGTGACGCTGGGAGTGAGGTTCAGGTGGGTGATGAAGGGGCTGTGACGCTGGAAGGGGAAGTGGATGGTGAACCGGGTAAGGAGGGCGGAGATGTCGAAGTAGGAGTGTGTAAAAGCGAGGAAGCAGAAGCAGAAGAGCAGGACAGAATTTCGGATGAAAGAAGAGCAGAAAGAACCCTCCGCATCACCGCCCTCCGCGAGGAAATCGCTCAACTCACCCGTGACATTGACGAAATGACACTGCAGGAACAGGAATACGAAAGCACTGGCTCTGCATAA